The following are encoded in a window of Halorarum salinum genomic DNA:
- the mutL gene encoding DNA mismatch repair endonuclease MutL, whose translation MSDRTNRTADEIRSLDDQTVREIAAGEVVERPASVVKELVENALDAGADRVAVAVENGGIDGVRVRDDGAGMPPEQLPKAVAKHATSKLGGVDDLDSGVATLGFRGEALHTVGAVAELTVRSRPPAADAGAELTVNHGDEGTVEPAGCPVGTTVEVRDLFGETPARRKFLGTPATEFDRINAVVSAYALANPDVAVSLEHGGREVFASNGDGHLRSAVLAVYGREVAESMVDVDRGAEASGDSNEGGEGTVSVSGLVSHPETTRAGREYLTTFVNGRWVRESDLRGAVVDAYGGQLAPDRYPFAALFVDVPADAVDVNVHPRKTEVRFDDDAGVVGSVHEAVREALLDHGLLRSSAPRGRSAPDEATVDPEVVGGAGTEHERAAADARADEGVDADDAGDGEEPDTTASVLDAWGGSSASEPEADAEADRTADEGGTSGATGPAGESAADSPADSPEDPTEPEATDRPTDHPVRRPTHDAPWSGRPSPRGWQEGADEGARDDGPPRSTPRQSTLAGGTTDERTEHDSLPSMRVLGQYGGTYVVCETDEGLVLVDQHAADERVNYERLRAAARRDAPAQTLARQVELELTAREAELFGTFRDALLEVGFAAERAGDRTVAVTAVPAVFDATLDPDLLRDVLAAFADEVAADDRPVAEVADALLADLACYPSVTGNTSLTEGSVADLLSALDGCENPYACPHGRPVLVEFGRGEIEDRFERDYPGHAGRREE comes from the coding sequence ATGAGCGACCGCACGAACCGGACCGCGGACGAGATCCGATCGCTCGACGACCAGACCGTCCGCGAAATAGCCGCCGGCGAGGTGGTCGAGCGCCCGGCCTCGGTCGTGAAGGAACTCGTCGAGAACGCGCTCGACGCCGGCGCCGACAGGGTCGCCGTCGCCGTGGAGAACGGCGGCATCGACGGCGTCCGCGTGAGGGACGACGGGGCGGGGATGCCCCCCGAGCAGCTCCCGAAGGCAGTCGCGAAGCACGCGACGAGCAAACTCGGCGGCGTCGACGACCTCGACTCGGGCGTCGCCACCCTCGGCTTCCGCGGCGAGGCGCTCCACACCGTCGGCGCCGTGGCGGAGTTGACCGTTCGCTCGCGCCCGCCAGCGGCCGACGCGGGCGCGGAGTTGACCGTGAACCACGGCGACGAGGGGACGGTCGAACCGGCCGGCTGCCCCGTCGGGACGACCGTCGAGGTCCGGGACCTGTTCGGCGAGACCCCGGCACGCCGGAAGTTCCTCGGGACGCCCGCGACGGAGTTCGACCGGATCAACGCGGTCGTCTCGGCGTACGCGCTCGCCAACCCCGACGTGGCCGTCTCGCTGGAGCACGGCGGCCGCGAGGTGTTCGCCTCGAACGGCGACGGGCACCTGCGCTCGGCCGTGCTCGCGGTGTACGGCCGCGAGGTCGCGGAGTCGATGGTGGACGTGGACCGTGGCGCGGAAGCAAGCGGTGATTCGAACGAGGGCGGCGAGGGAACCGTCTCCGTCTCGGGGCTCGTCTCGCACCCCGAGACGACCCGCGCGGGCCGGGAGTACCTCACGACGTTCGTGAACGGCCGGTGGGTGCGCGAGAGCGACCTCCGCGGCGCGGTCGTCGACGCCTACGGCGGCCAGCTGGCACCCGACCGCTACCCGTTCGCCGCCCTCTTCGTCGACGTCCCCGCCGACGCCGTCGACGTGAACGTCCACCCGCGCAAGACGGAGGTCCGGTTCGACGACGACGCCGGCGTGGTGGGGTCGGTCCACGAGGCCGTTCGGGAGGCCCTGCTGGATCACGGGCTGCTCCGAAGCTCCGCCCCCCGGGGGCGCTCGGCGCCCGACGAGGCCACGGTCGACCCGGAGGTCGTCGGCGGCGCGGGAACCGAGCACGAACGGGCGGCCGCGGACGCGCGGGCCGACGAGGGGGTCGACGCGGACGACGCGGGCGACGGCGAGGAACCGGACACGACGGCGTCGGTGCTCGACGCGTGGGGAGGGTCCTCCGCTTCAGAACCCGAGGCCGACGCCGAAGCGGACCGGACGGCCGACGAGGGGGGCACCTCCGGGGCGACCGGGCCGGCGGGCGAATCGGCGGCGGATTCGCCCGCCGACTCGCCGGAGGACCCGACCGAACCCGAGGCGACCGACCGACCCACGGACCACCCGGTCCGTCGGCCGACCCACGACGCGCCGTGGAGCGGACGCCCCTCGCCGCGCGGGTGGCAGGAGGGGGCCGACGAGGGCGCCCGGGACGACGGCCCGCCCCGGTCTACTCCCCGGCAGTCGACGCTCGCCGGCGGTACCACGGACGAGCGGACCGAACACGACTCCCTGCCGTCGATGCGGGTGCTGGGACAGTACGGGGGGACCTACGTCGTCTGCGAGACCGACGAGGGGCTGGTGCTCGTCGACCAGCACGCCGCCGACGAGCGGGTGAACTACGAGCGCCTCCGGGCGGCCGCGCGGCGCGACGCGCCCGCACAGACGCTCGCGCGCCAGGTCGAACTCGAACTGACCGCGCGGGAGGCGGAGCTGTTCGGGACCTTCAGGGACGCGTTACTGGAGGTCGGGTTCGCGGCCGAGCGCGCCGGCGATCGGACCGTCGCCGTCACCGCCGTCCCGGCCGTCTTCGACGCGACGCTCGATCCGGACCTCCTGCGGGACGTGCTCGCGGCCTTCGCCGACGAGGTCGCCGCGGACGACCGGCCAGTCGCGGAGGTGGCCGACGCCCTGCTCGCGGACCTGGCGTGCTACCCCTCGGTCACCGGAAACACCTCGCTCACCGAGGGCTCGGTGGCGGACCTGCTCTCGGCGCTCGACGGCTGCGAGAACCCCTACGCCTGCCCCCACGGGCGGCCGGTGCTCGTGGAGTTCGGACGCGGCGAGATCGAGGACCGCTTCGAGCGGGACTACCCCGGGCACGCCGGTCGACGCGAGGAGTAG
- a CDS encoding adenylyltransferase/cytidyltransferase family protein has protein sequence MTRRTVGHVHGRFQPFHGGHLAYLRWAAGECDELLVGVTNADPSHVRDESADPERSEPRNNPFRYHERDRTVRAAVADADLGVPVRVLPFPVNRPELWEHYAPADAVHFLRVLEDWHEVKADRLREHGREVRTVRAERTVSGTAIRRRMAAGDDSWREDVPDAVVAVLDDVGGPARVRELW, from the coding sequence GTGACTCGGAGGACCGTCGGACACGTCCACGGGCGCTTCCAGCCGTTCCACGGGGGCCACCTCGCGTACCTCCGGTGGGCGGCCGGCGAGTGCGACGAACTGCTCGTCGGGGTGACGAACGCCGATCCCTCGCACGTCCGCGACGAGTCGGCCGACCCGGAGCGCAGCGAGCCCCGGAACAACCCCTTCCGGTACCACGAGCGCGACCGGACGGTCCGGGCGGCCGTCGCCGACGCCGACCTCGGCGTTCCAGTTCGCGTGCTCCCGTTCCCGGTGAACCGGCCCGAACTCTGGGAGCACTACGCGCCCGCCGACGCGGTCCACTTCCTCAGGGTGCTGGAGGACTGGCACGAGGTGAAGGCAGACCGCCTGCGCGAGCACGGACGGGAGGTGCGGACGGTCCGCGCCGAGCGAACCGTGAGCGGGACCGCGATCCGCCGGCGGATGGCCGCGGGCGACGACTCCTGGCGGGAGGACGTGCCGGACGCGGTCGTCGCCGTGCTCGACGACGTCGGAGGGCCCGCTCGCGTGCGGGAACTGTGGTGA
- a CDS encoding alkaline phosphatase family protein — protein MRGKDRRILLLLLDGAADRPAPALDGQTPLEAADTPNLDRLAAAGINGRMDVSTPGTPLSSDRAHSILFGYDLAEVPGRGVLEARGFGRDPTPGRVVCSASFAELDGGRVVDRHLPDDAADFPALAEREDVARVETAEATVSFEYTWKNRGLVTVESTNSLSSDVTDVDPFATGLPVLAAEPLADAADPDAAERTASALRTYTRRTREALADAGEPRDRTGRSPADVVLSKWAGAPTEPEPFHERHGLDAASLTPKPVLTGLARTLGIVHEDPPEGYDARADAALAAVGAHEFVHVHYPEPDETSHSAGPAAKRDELEAIDASLDPVVERALSDPGLVTVVTADHTTPSTEDVVHSGEPVPLTVAAESVRTDDVTATGERPAARGGLGRIRGRDFLRIARSAADRVLLDGLRRSPRVPDHPTREVRPLWPEE, from the coding sequence ATGCGCGGGAAGGACCGACGGATCCTCCTGCTGCTGCTCGACGGCGCGGCCGACCGCCCGGCACCGGCCCTGGACGGGCAGACGCCCCTGGAGGCGGCCGACACGCCGAACCTCGACCGCCTGGCGGCCGCGGGCATCAACGGCCGGATGGACGTCTCGACGCCGGGGACGCCCCTGTCGAGCGACCGTGCCCACTCGATCCTGTTCGGCTACGACCTCGCGGAGGTGCCGGGTCGCGGCGTGCTGGAGGCGAGAGGATTCGGCCGCGACCCGACCCCGGGGAGAGTCGTCTGCTCGGCCTCCTTCGCGGAACTCGACGGCGGCCGCGTCGTCGACCGTCACCTCCCGGACGACGCCGCCGACTTCCCGGCGCTGGCCGAGCGCGAGGACGTCGCGCGCGTCGAGACGGCGGAGGCGACCGTCTCGTTCGAGTACACCTGGAAGAACCGCGGACTGGTGACCGTCGAATCGACGAACTCGCTCTCGTCCGACGTGACCGACGTGGACCCGTTCGCCACGGGCTTGCCCGTCCTCGCGGCCGAACCGCTCGCGGACGCCGCCGACCCCGACGCCGCCGAGCGAACCGCGTCTGCGCTCCGGACGTACACCCGTCGAACGCGCGAGGCGCTCGCCGACGCCGGCGAACCCCGCGACCGAACCGGGAGGTCACCCGCGGACGTGGTACTCTCCAAGTGGGCGGGCGCTCCGACCGAACCCGAGCCCTTCCACGAGCGACACGGCCTCGACGCGGCGAGTCTCACGCCGAAGCCGGTGCTGACCGGACTCGCGCGGACTCTCGGCATCGTCCACGAGGACCCGCCCGAGGGATACGACGCCCGGGCGGACGCCGCGCTCGCGGCCGTCGGGGCGCACGAGTTCGTCCACGTCCACTACCCCGAGCCGGACGAGACATCCCACTCGGCCGGCCCGGCGGCCAAGCGCGACGAACTCGAGGCCATCGACGCGTCGCTGGACCCGGTCGTCGAGCGCGCCCTCTCCGACCCGGGGCTCGTCACGGTCGTCACGGCCGACCACACGACCCCGAGCACCGAGGACGTGGTCCACTCGGGCGAGCCCGTGCCGCTGACGGTGGCGGCCGAGTCGGTCCGGACCGACGACGTGACCGCGACGGGCGAGCGCCCCGCCGCGAGGGGCGGACTGGGCCGCATTCGGGGACGCGACTTCCTCCGGATCGCACGGTCGGCGGCCGACCGGGTGCTGCTCGACGGCCTCCGGCGGTCGCCGCGAGTTCCCGACCACCCGACGCGGGAGGTTCGACCGCTATGGCCCGAGGAGTGA
- a CDS encoding acyl-CoA dehydrogenase family protein: MTGIPEDDVLADEFAVPEGVRPVVDRVLTFIEGEVLPYEEEHAEHVGGPLEYLDEDGRMTPEARALRDEIQERAGEAGIYALHMPEEVGGGGLSPLEHFYVQEAVFRHGTGFGSSLARAVMAWTEGPSPALLHLDEGQRGEWLDPLIDGTESACICITEPNAGSDVTAIETEAKKDGDEWVIDGHKRYITNAVYADTAQVLARTDRADGTEGMAMFLVDTENPGYEVGRMNENIMMDGITADVHLEDCRVGDDQMVGGIGDGLPLALSWVNWRRACRPGMCVGMGRYLLDRMLSYAKERETFGEPIGSNQAIQWPIADTATEIHAVRNMATTMLAEYEGMADLADLRQPEAARRRLSMLKYYPEDRLFDWSDRAIQVLGGYGLMRAGGVERVFRVARNLRIPAGTTEVQKRTIARTLGLE, translated from the coding sequence ATGACGGGCATCCCTGAGGACGACGTACTCGCCGACGAGTTCGCGGTGCCGGAGGGCGTTCGACCGGTCGTCGACCGCGTGCTGACGTTCATCGAGGGGGAGGTGCTCCCGTACGAGGAGGAGCACGCCGAACACGTCGGCGGCCCGCTCGAGTACCTCGACGAGGACGGCCGGATGACCCCCGAGGCCCGGGCGCTGCGCGACGAGATCCAGGAGCGGGCCGGCGAGGCCGGCATCTACGCGCTCCACATGCCCGAGGAGGTGGGCGGCGGCGGGCTCTCCCCGCTGGAGCACTTCTACGTTCAGGAGGCCGTGTTCCGCCACGGCACCGGCTTCGGGTCGAGCCTCGCGCGGGCGGTCATGGCCTGGACCGAGGGCCCCTCGCCCGCGTTGCTCCACCTCGACGAGGGCCAGCGGGGGGAGTGGCTCGATCCACTCATCGACGGGACGGAGTCCGCGTGCATCTGCATCACGGAGCCGAACGCAGGCTCCGACGTGACGGCCATCGAGACGGAGGCGAAGAAGGACGGCGACGAGTGGGTCATCGACGGGCACAAGCGCTACATCACGAACGCGGTGTACGCCGACACCGCACAGGTGCTCGCGAGAACCGATCGGGCCGACGGGACCGAGGGGATGGCGATGTTCCTCGTCGACACGGAGAACCCCGGCTACGAGGTCGGACGGATGAACGAGAACATCATGATGGACGGCATCACCGCCGACGTCCACCTCGAGGACTGCCGGGTGGGCGACGACCAGATGGTCGGTGGGATCGGCGACGGCCTCCCGCTGGCGCTCTCCTGGGTGAACTGGCGGCGGGCGTGCCGCCCCGGCATGTGCGTCGGGATGGGTCGGTACCTCCTCGACAGGATGCTCTCGTACGCGAAGGAGCGCGAGACGTTCGGCGAGCCCATCGGGAGCAACCAGGCGATCCAGTGGCCCATCGCCGACACGGCCACCGAGATCCACGCGGTCCGCAACATGGCGACGACGATGCTCGCGGAGTACGAGGGGATGGCCGACCTCGCGGACCTCCGCCAGCCCGAGGCGGCCAGGCGCCGGCTCTCGATGCTGAAGTACTACCCCGAGGACCGCCTGTTCGACTGGTCCGACCGGGCGATTCAGGTGCTCGGCGGCTACGGCCTGATGCGCGCCGGCGGCGTCGAGCGCGTGTTCCGGGTCGCGCGGAACCTGCGCATCCCGGCCGGCACGACCGAGGTGCAGAAGCGAACCATCGCGCGCACCCTCGGGCTGGAGTGA
- the kdgK1 gene encoding bifunctional 2-dehydro-3-deoxygluconokinase/2-dehydro-3-deoxygalactonokinase — protein sequence MTDLVTFGETMLRLSPPEGVRLETAQRFDVRVGGAESNVAVAAAALGLDAAWLSKLPRSPLGRRVVHELRGYGVDAGIAWDDGEGSRLGTYYLEPGGEPRGTDVVYDRAGAAITTVSFDELPADALEGADYAYTSGITPALSDAAAGAARDLLCEARSTGTTTAFDLNYRSKLWDPREAREGYEALFPHVDVLVAARRDAEAVLGRDGDAAEMARGLAGDHGFETVVVTRGERGALAVHDGEVHERAAYGAETLDPIGTGDAFVGGFLAKRMRGGDVPAALEWGAATAALKRTVAGDLAVVTPEEVERVVSEEDADISR from the coding sequence ATGACCGACCTCGTCACGTTCGGGGAGACGATGCTCCGGCTCTCGCCGCCGGAAGGCGTCCGCCTGGAGACCGCCCAGCGGTTCGACGTCCGCGTCGGCGGCGCCGAGAGCAACGTCGCCGTCGCGGCCGCCGCGCTGGGGCTGGACGCCGCGTGGCTCTCGAAGCTCCCGCGCTCCCCGCTCGGCCGCCGGGTGGTTCACGAACTCCGGGGGTACGGCGTCGACGCCGGGATCGCGTGGGACGACGGGGAGGGCTCCCGGCTCGGAACGTACTACCTCGAACCCGGCGGCGAACCGCGCGGGACGGACGTCGTCTACGACCGCGCGGGCGCGGCCATCACGACCGTCTCGTTCGACGAACTGCCGGCCGACGCGCTCGAGGGGGCCGACTACGCCTACACGAGCGGCATCACGCCGGCGCTCTCGGACGCGGCGGCGGGCGCGGCCCGCGACCTGCTGTGCGAGGCCCGGTCGACGGGGACGACGACCGCGTTCGACCTGAACTACCGGAGCAAGCTCTGGGACCCCCGGGAGGCCCGCGAGGGGTACGAGGCCCTGTTCCCCCACGTCGACGTGCTCGTCGCGGCGCGGCGCGACGCGGAGGCGGTGCTCGGCCGGGACGGGGACGCCGCCGAGATGGCTCGCGGGCTGGCCGGCGACCACGGCTTCGAGACGGTCGTCGTCACTCGGGGCGAGCGCGGCGCGCTCGCGGTCCACGACGGCGAGGTCCACGAGCGGGCCGCCTACGGGGCGGAGACGCTCGACCCCATCGGCACCGGCGACGCGTTCGTCGGCGGGTTCCTGGCCAAGCGGATGCGGGGCGGCGACGTCCCCGCGGCCCTGGAGTGGGGGGCAGCGACGGCCGCGCTCAAGCGGACGGTCGCGGGCGACCTCGCGGTCGTGACGCCCGAGGAGGTCGAGCGCGTCGTCTCGGAGGAGGACGCGGACATCTCGCGGTAG
- a CDS encoding J domain-containing protein, with protein sequence MFDQSLAGLPAWLVLGLGLGASASVAVAAVFLAANRWFPDPPADTAAESVGPLRRRTEIRGFLRDVGEPFLERYDVDGHEVAFYLPERRVAITFDARAYFRLRAAEGDLHVVLCEHEMPGTQLGRRLPFDVPDVDLGPAGGPDPIRAAFETLGLPAGADEEAVESAYRDRVKDAHPDRGGNREEFSRVREAYATALNHVDGD encoded by the coding sequence GTGTTCGACCAGTCGCTCGCCGGCCTGCCAGCCTGGCTGGTCCTGGGGCTTGGGCTCGGGGCGTCCGCCTCCGTCGCGGTCGCGGCCGTCTTCCTCGCGGCGAACCGGTGGTTCCCGGACCCGCCCGCCGACACGGCCGCGGAGTCCGTCGGCCCGCTCCGCCGCCGCACCGAGATCCGGGGGTTCCTCAGGGACGTCGGCGAGCCGTTCCTCGAGCGGTACGACGTCGACGGACACGAGGTCGCCTTCTACCTCCCCGAACGGCGGGTCGCCATCACCTTCGACGCGCGGGCGTACTTCCGGCTCCGCGCCGCCGAGGGCGACCTCCACGTCGTGCTCTGCGAGCACGAGATGCCGGGCACCCAGCTCGGCCGCCGCCTCCCGTTCGACGTGCCCGACGTGGACCTCGGCCCCGCGGGCGGCCCCGACCCGATCCGGGCGGCGTTCGAGACGCTGGGACTGCCGGCCGGCGCCGACGAGGAGGCCGTCGAGTCGGCCTACCGCGATCGGGTGAAGGACGCCCACCCGGACCGTGGCGGCAACCGCGAGGAGTTCTCGCGCGTCCGGGAGGCGTACGCGACCGCGCTGAACCACGTCGATGGGGACTGA
- a CDS encoding MTH865 family protein, with amino-acid sequence MSDDVEAELRSQLTEAFEGADYPVSNQMDLVPALPNGPGTRFEAGDASFTAMEMAAKLGSHQEFPYDDVETLVDDVMEGLKAEGLV; translated from the coding sequence ATGAGCGACGACGTGGAAGCCGAACTCCGCTCGCAGCTGACCGAGGCGTTCGAGGGCGCCGACTACCCGGTCTCGAACCAGATGGACCTCGTCCCGGCGCTCCCGAACGGGCCCGGGACGCGCTTCGAGGCGGGCGACGCCTCCTTCACGGCGATGGAGATGGCCGCGAAGCTCGGCTCCCACCAGGAGTTCCCCTACGACGACGTCGAGACGCTCGTCGACGACGTGATGGAGGGGCTGAAGGCCGAGGGTCTAGTCTAA
- a CDS encoding M42 family metallopeptidase, with protein MGFDFEFDLLRELTETSGVPGYEDRVRDVVKRELAERTDEVRTDAMGNVVGTVHGAADPDYEVAVAAHMDEIGFMVKHVTDGGFLKLDALGGWDARVLRAQRVRVHAEDGDLAGVIGSVPPHTLTEEERERDDSVDGVVVDLGMGSEDVEAAVSVGDLVTMEQSTVELGDCVTGKALDDRVCLFAMLEAAARVEEPDVTVRFCATVQEEVGLRGATALGVDVDPDLAVALDVTVASDVPGVDEDKQVTELGEGAAIKLKDSSVITTPKVHRRLRAVAEEEGIDHQLEVLPSGGTDTAGFQNTNGAKPVGAISVPTRYLHTVTETANGDDIAATVDLLTAFLGSETGEHDYSL; from the coding sequence ATGGGATTCGACTTCGAGTTCGACCTGCTACGCGAACTGACGGAGACGAGCGGCGTTCCCGGCTACGAGGACCGCGTCCGCGACGTGGTGAAACGCGAACTCGCCGAACGGACCGACGAGGTGCGGACCGACGCGATGGGCAACGTGGTCGGCACCGTCCACGGGGCCGCCGACCCGGACTACGAGGTCGCCGTCGCGGCCCACATGGACGAGATCGGCTTCATGGTGAAACACGTCACCGACGGGGGGTTCCTGAAACTCGACGCGCTCGGCGGCTGGGACGCCCGGGTGCTGCGCGCCCAGCGGGTCCGCGTCCACGCCGAGGACGGCGACCTCGCAGGCGTCATCGGCTCGGTCCCGCCCCACACGCTCACCGAGGAGGAGCGGGAGAGGGACGACTCGGTCGATGGAGTCGTCGTCGACCTCGGCATGGGAAGCGAGGACGTCGAGGCGGCCGTCTCCGTCGGCGACCTCGTGACGATGGAACAGTCGACCGTCGAACTCGGCGACTGCGTGACGGGGAAGGCGCTCGACGACCGCGTCTGTCTGTTCGCGATGCTCGAGGCGGCCGCCCGGGTCGAGGAGCCGGACGTGACGGTCCGCTTCTGTGCCACCGTCCAGGAGGAGGTCGGCCTCCGCGGCGCGACCGCGCTCGGCGTCGACGTCGACCCGGACCTCGCGGTGGCGCTCGACGTGACCGTCGCGAGCGACGTCCCCGGCGTCGACGAGGACAAGCAGGTCACCGAACTCGGCGAGGGCGCCGCCATCAAGCTGAAGGACTCCTCGGTCATCACGACGCCGAAGGTCCACCGGCGCCTCCGCGCGGTCGCGGAGGAGGAGGGGATCGACCACCAGCTCGAGGTGCTCCCGTCGGGCGGCACCGACACGGCGGGGTTCCAGAACACGAACGGCGCAAAGCCCGTCGGGGCCATCTCCGTCCCGACGCGGTACCTCCACACCGTGACGGAGACGGCCAACGGCGACGACATCGCGGCGACGGTCGACCTCCTGACCGCGTTCCTCGGCAGCGAGACGGGCGAGCACGACTACTCGCTGTAA
- a CDS encoding plastocyanin/azurin family copper-binding protein produces the protein MSDQMDRRSFIRAAAGAAALSAGAGAASAQEDGTGTPSGTGTPSGTGTGTSGGDGTGTAGGNETGTGGGDGGGGGGGGGSETVAVGPNGDFVFAPGTDEPLNVLPGTTVTFVWESDNHNVVVDSQPDEANWEGHEPLENSGFEYEHTFETLGTYDYYCDPHQQQGMVGTIEVMEELPTETEAASGPPQLPDSAKSLGVAAFTAMCATLGLTYFFTKYGGDYNVPEE, from the coding sequence ATGAGCGATCAGATGGACCGCCGGAGTTTCATCCGCGCCGCCGCGGGCGCGGCGGCGCTCTCGGCCGGCGCCGGGGCCGCGTCCGCGCAGGAGGACGGCACCGGAACGCCGTCCGGGACCGGGACCCCGAGCGGAACCGGAACGGGAACGTCGGGCGGGGACGGGACGGGTACCGCGGGCGGGAACGAGACTGGAACCGGCGGCGGTGATGGCGGCGGTGGCGGCGGTGGCGGCGGCAGCGAGACGGTCGCCGTCGGTCCGAACGGCGACTTCGTGTTCGCGCCCGGCACCGACGAGCCGCTCAACGTCCTCCCGGGCACGACGGTGACGTTCGTCTGGGAGTCCGACAACCACAACGTCGTCGTCGACAGCCAGCCGGACGAGGCGAACTGGGAGGGCCACGAGCCCCTCGAGAACTCCGGGTTCGAGTACGAGCACACGTTCGAGACGCTCGGCACCTACGACTACTACTGTGACCCCCACCAGCAGCAGGGGATGGTCGGCACCATCGAGGTGATGGAGGAGCTCCCCACGGAGACGGAGGCAGCCAGCGGCCCGCCGCAGCTCCCCGACTCCGCCAAGAGCCTCGGGGTCGCCGCCTTCACGGCGATGTGCGCGACGCTCGGGTTGACGTACTTCTTCACCAAGTACGGCGGGGACTACAACGTCCCCGAGGAGTAG